From the Lolium rigidum isolate FL_2022 chromosome 2, APGP_CSIRO_Lrig_0.1, whole genome shotgun sequence genome, one window contains:
- the LOC124693019 gene encoding KH domain-containing protein At5g56140-like isoform X2, producing MASGRYMAYSPSPSTTPHSPRISGLRASSAAVAEQEKYLAELLAERHKLNPFVPVLPHSIRLLNQEIIRVSTLLENASLLNQSGLEHGSPLTSGGLYSNGAATDMNGWTSAFQSESSSAYSWRGGSQGSSSGLIVKKQMRVDIPVDQYPTYNFVGRILGPRGNSLKRVEATTDCRVLIRGRGSIKDPAREEMMRGKPGYEHLNEPLHILVEAEMPVEIIDARLMRAREILEDLLKPMDESQDFFKKQQLRELAMLNGTLREEGMQRSGSQSPFHNSLGMKRAKTRG from the exons ATGGCGTCGGGACGGTACATGGCCTACTCGCCCTCCCCGTCAACCACCCCGCACTCCCCGCGCATCTCGGGCCTccgcgcctcctccgccgccgtcgccgagcaGGAGAA GTACCTTGCGGAGCTGCTCGCGGAGCGCCACAAGCTCAACCCGTTCGTCCCAGTGCTCCCTCACAGCATACGGTTGCTGAACCAAG AAATTATACGTGTTTCCACACTGTTGGAGAACGCCTCCCTTTTAAATCAAAGTGGCCTTGAACATGGTAGTCCACTAACATCTGGAGGATTATATTCAAATGGAGCAGCTACTGACATGAATGGGTGGACATCAGCATTTCAATCAGAA AGTTCATCTGCTTATAGCTGGCGCGGAGGTTCTCAAGGCAGCTCATCTGGACTAATTGTTAAGAAACAAATGAGGGTTGATATTCCAGTAGACCAATATCCAACA TACAATTTTGTTGGTCGCATCCTTGGTCCTAGAGGAAATTCCTTGAAGCGAGTGGAGGCGACTACTGACTGCCGTGTGCTAATAAGAGGTCGGGGAAGCATTAAAGATCCAGCTCGG GAGGAAATGATGCGAGGAAAGCCAGGATATGAACATCTGAATGAACCCCTTCATATATTGGTTGAGGCAGAGATGCCTGTTGAAATTATTGATGCTCGTCTGATGCGAGCCCGTGAGATCCTTGAAGATCTGCTTAAGCCGATG GATGAGTCTCAGGACTTCTTCAAGAAGCAGCAGCTCCGTGAGCTTGCAATGCTCAATGGCACCCTTCGAGAAGAAGGGATGCAAAGATCTGGTTCTCAATCCCCTTTCCACAACAGCCTTGGAATGAAGAGGGCCAAGACAAGGGGGTAA
- the LOC124693019 gene encoding KH domain-containing protein At5g56140-like isoform X1 has product MASGRYMAYSPSPSTTPHSPRISGLRASSAAVAEQEKYLAELLAERHKLNPFVPVLPHSIRLLNQEIIRVSTLLENASLLNQSGLEHGSPLTSGGLYSNGAATDMNGWTSAFQSESSSAYSWRGGSQGSSSGLIVKKQMRVDIPVDQYPTYNFVGRILGPRGNSLKRVEATTDCRVLIRGRGSIKDPAREEMMRGKPGYEHLNEPLHILVEAEMPVEIIDARLMRAREILEDLLKPMQDESQDFFKKQQLRELAMLNGTLREEGMQRSGSQSPFHNSLGMKRAKTRG; this is encoded by the exons ATGGCGTCGGGACGGTACATGGCCTACTCGCCCTCCCCGTCAACCACCCCGCACTCCCCGCGCATCTCGGGCCTccgcgcctcctccgccgccgtcgccgagcaGGAGAA GTACCTTGCGGAGCTGCTCGCGGAGCGCCACAAGCTCAACCCGTTCGTCCCAGTGCTCCCTCACAGCATACGGTTGCTGAACCAAG AAATTATACGTGTTTCCACACTGTTGGAGAACGCCTCCCTTTTAAATCAAAGTGGCCTTGAACATGGTAGTCCACTAACATCTGGAGGATTATATTCAAATGGAGCAGCTACTGACATGAATGGGTGGACATCAGCATTTCAATCAGAA AGTTCATCTGCTTATAGCTGGCGCGGAGGTTCTCAAGGCAGCTCATCTGGACTAATTGTTAAGAAACAAATGAGGGTTGATATTCCAGTAGACCAATATCCAACA TACAATTTTGTTGGTCGCATCCTTGGTCCTAGAGGAAATTCCTTGAAGCGAGTGGAGGCGACTACTGACTGCCGTGTGCTAATAAGAGGTCGGGGAAGCATTAAAGATCCAGCTCGG GAGGAAATGATGCGAGGAAAGCCAGGATATGAACATCTGAATGAACCCCTTCATATATTGGTTGAGGCAGAGATGCCTGTTGAAATTATTGATGCTCGTCTGATGCGAGCCCGTGAGATCCTTGAAGATCTGCTTAAGCCGATG caGGATGAGTCTCAGGACTTCTTCAAGAAGCAGCAGCTCCGTGAGCTTGCAATGCTCAATGGCACCCTTCGAGAAGAAGGGATGCAAAGATCTGGTTCTCAATCCCCTTTCCACAACAGCCTTGGAATGAAGAGGGCCAAGACAAGGGGGTAA